The Helianthus annuus cultivar XRQ/B chromosome 16, HanXRQr2.0-SUNRISE, whole genome shotgun sequence genome includes a window with the following:
- the LOC110916848 gene encoding flavonol 3-sulfotransferase-like, with protein MEETIKTFPQHTCSWLKGKFTFYKNQDFWNIKKFHEGGILAQQSFEAQPSDVFLCSPPKTGTVWLKALAFAIITREKYDESTSPLLTTMPHECIPLLEKDLEQIEENHKNSCFPLVATHLPYNSLPESILSSNCRIVYIYRNIKDVIVSHYHFLREAIKLPLEDAPFEEAFDEFCEGVSWYGPYWDHILGYWKASMERPKIILFLKYEDMKKDPTDNVKKLAEFIGFPFTIEEEKTGVIENIIKLCSFEKLSNLEVNKSGKHRAKDVNAAENRIYFRKAKDGDWKNYFTDEMIEKIDKLIDEKLGATGLVLK; from the exons ATGGAAGAGACGATCAAAACATTTCCACAACACACTTGTAGTTGGTTGAAAGGCAAGTTTACCTTTTACAAGAATCAAGACTTCTGGAACATTAAAAAATTCCATGAAGGAGGAATTCTGGCTCAACAAAGCTTTGAGGCTCAACCAAGTGATGTATTTCTCTGCAGTCCTCCCAAAACTGGCACGGTATGGCTAAAGGCCTTGGCTTTTGCCATAATAACCCGGGAAAAGTATGATGAATCCACGAGTCCTTTGCTCACAACCATGCCTCATGAATGCATTCCTTTGCTAGAGAAAGACCTTGAACAAATTGAAGAAAACCACAAGAACTCGTGCTTCCCACTCGTTGCCACACACCTTCCTTACAATTCCCTACCAGAATCAATCCTTTCTTCCAACTGCAGGATAGTTTACATATATCGCAATATAAAAGATGTCATAGTTTCTCATTACCATTTCCTGCGAGAAGCGATAAAACTACCCTTGGAAGATGCCCCATTTGAGGAGGCATTTGATGAGTTTTGTGAGGGCGTTTCATGGTATGGACCATATTGGGATCATAT cttgGGATACTGGAAAGCAAGCATGGAGAGACCCAAGATAATTCTTTTCTTGAAATATGAAGACATGAAAAAGGATCCTACAGACAATGTGAAGAAGCTTGCAGAGTTCATTGGGTTTCCCTTTACAATTGAAGAAGAGAAAACTGGTGTGATAGAAAACATTATAAAGTTGTGTAGTTTTGAGAAATTAAGCAACTTGGAAGTAAACAAAAGTGGAAAGCATCGTGCAAAAGATGTTAATGCGGCTGAGAACCGAATCTACTTTAGGAAGGCTAAGGATGGAGATTGGAAGAACTACTTCACAGATGAGATGATTGAAAAGATTGACAAACTGATTGATGAGAAACTTGGTGCTACTGGTttagttttaaaataa
- the LOC110917259 gene encoding LOW QUALITY PROTEIN: flavonol 4'-sulfotransferase (The sequence of the model RefSeq protein was modified relative to this genomic sequence to represent the inferred CDS: deleted 1 base in 1 codon; substituted 2 bases at 2 genomic stop codons), with amino-acid sequence MELVRTCPQHICNWLKGKLTLYKYQDLWNXCALESHEGGILPQQSFKARPSDVFLCSPPKTGTVWLKALAFAIITREKYDESTNPLLTTMPHECIPFLEKDLEQIEEYHKNSCFPLVGTHLTYNPLPESILSSNCKIVYIYRNIKDVIVSHYHFGRGVVKLPMEDAPFEESFDEFCEGISWYGPYWDHIWEYWKVSLLRPETILSLKYEDMKKDPTSNVKRLAKFIGFPFTIEEEKASVIENIIKLCSFEKLSNLEVNKSEKHRDVNAAENKKYFKKAMDGDWKNYFTDEMIGKIDKXIDEKL; translated from the exons ATGGAATTAGTCAGAACATGTCCACAACACATTTGTAACTGGTTGAAAGGCAAGTTAACCTTGTACAAGTATCAAGACTTATGGaactgatgtgcgttag AATCCCATGAAGGAGGAATTCTGCCTCAACAAAGCTTCAAGGCTCGACCAAGTGATGTATTTCTCTGTAGTCCTCCCAAAACTGGCACGGTATGGCTAAAGGCCTTGGCTTTTGCCATAATAACCAGAGAAAAGTATGATGAATCCACGAATCCTTTGCTCACAACCATGCCTCATGAATGCATTCCTTTTCTAGAGAAAGACCTTGAACAAATTGAAGAATACCACAAGAACTCGTGCTTCCCACTCGTGGGCACACATCTAACTTACAATCCCCTACCGGAATCAATCCTTTCTTCCAACTGCAAGATAGTTTACATATATCGGAATATAAAAGATGTCATAGTTTCCCATTACCATTTCGGAAGGGGAGTAGTAAAACTACCCATGGAAGATGCCCCATTTGAGGAGTCATTTGACGAGTTTTGTGAGGGTATTTCATGGTATGGACCATATTGGGATCATATCTGGGAATACTGGAAAGTAAGCTTGCTGAGACCCGAGACAATTCTTTCCTTGAAATATGAAGACATGAAAAAGGATCCTACAAGCAATGTCAAGAGGCTTGCAAAGTTCATTGGGTTTCCCTTTAcaattgaagaagagaaagctAGTGTGATAGAAAACATTATAAAGTTGTGTAGTTTTGAGAAATTAAGCAACTTGGAAGTAAACAAAAGTGAAAAGCATCGAGATGTTAATGCGGCTGAGAAC AAAAAATACTTCAAGAAGGCTATGGATGGAGATTGGAAGAACTACTTCACAGATGAGATGATTGGAAAGATTGACAAATAGATTGATGAGAAACTGTAG